The Streptomyces durmitorensis genome contains the following window.
GAGGATGCCGCCGCCGGTGGCCAGTGCGCGGGCGGGGGCCTCGGGGATGGCGATGAGACCGGTGGGGGTGAGGTCCTGCTTAGGGCTGGGCGCGTCGGCCGCAGTGGTCTGTGTGGTCATGGTTGTCACGCCCTGTCCGCGACGCGCTCGCCAAGGAGACCTTGTGGCCTGACGAGGAGTACGACGATGAGGAGTACGAAGGCCCAGACGTCGGCCCAGGACTGCCCGCCGAGCTGGCTCATGCCGGGGATGTCGTTCATGTAGGCGGTGGCCATGGCTTCGGCGACGCCGAGGACGAGGCCGCCGAGCATCGCGCCGTAGATGTTGCCGATGCCTCCGAGCACGGCCGCGGTGAAGGCCTTGAGGCCCCACAGGAAGCCCATGCGGAACTGGACTTCTCCGTAGCGGAAGCCGTAGGCGACGGCGGCGATGCCGGCGAAGGCGGCGCCGATCGCGAAGGCCACGACGATGACGCGGTCGGTGTTGACACCCATGAGCTTGGCGGTGTCGGGGTCCTGTGCGGTGGCCTGCATGCCGCGTCCCACGCGGGTCTTCATCACGAAGTAGCCGAGGGCGAACATGCAGATCGGGGCGGTGATCAGCAGGAAGATGTCGCCGGGCTGGATGGTGACGGAGCCCATGTGGATGGAGTCGCCGGGCATCTCGGGGAAGGTGCGGGACGACTTCGCGTTGGGGTACCAGGCCCAGACGGCCTGCTGCAGCGCGAGGGAGAGGCCGATCGCGGTGATGAGAGGGGCGAGGCGGGGTGCGCCGCGCAACGGGCGGTAGGCGAAGCGTTCGGCTCCGACCGCTATG
Protein-coding sequences here:
- a CDS encoding branched-chain amino acid ABC transporter permease — protein: MHELPQQLVNGLLLGSMYGLIAIGYTMVYGIVQLINFAHGEIFMVGGFGALTVWLWLPGGTSMWLALPLMLIGAVIVSTLIAVGAERFAYRPLRGAPRLAPLITAIGLSLALQQAVWAWYPNAKSSRTFPEMPGDSIHMGSVTIQPGDIFLLITAPICMFALGYFVMKTRVGRGMQATAQDPDTAKLMGVNTDRVIVVAFAIGAAFAGIAAVAYGFRYGEVQFRMGFLWGLKAFTAAVLGGIGNIYGAMLGGLVLGVAEAMATAYMNDIPGMSQLGGQSWADVWAFVLLIVVLLVRPQGLLGERVADRA